The window TTCGTGCCGCGCGGCGCATCGATCGGGTGGGAAAGCCGCGAACGCGTGGCGAAGTTCTACGTCGTGCAAAACGTCCGCGTATCAACCGAACGAGACTGAACATGTCCCCTCCGCTGCGCCATATAGAAACTTCGCCCACGCTGCCGGCCGCGGCCGATGTCGTCGTGATCGGCGGCGGAATCATCGGCGTCTTCACTGCGTACTACCTGGCCCGGCGCGGGGTGTCGGTCGCGCTGGTCGAGAAGGGGCGAATCGGGGCCGAGCAGTCGAGCCGCAACTGGGGCTGGTGCCGGCAGCAGAACCGTGACGAGCGTGAATTGCCGATGGCGAGCAAGAGCATCGATCTGTGGGAACGATTCGCCGCCGAATCCGGCGAAGACACGGGCTTTCATCGCTGCGGGCTGCTGTATCTGAGCAATGACGAGGCCGAGCTGTCCCGCTGGGCCAGTTGGGGCGACTTCGCGAAGACCGCGGGCGTGACGACGTACATGCTCGACAGCAAGCAAGCGGGCGAGCGCGGGCGCGCAACCGGGCGGCCGTGGAAAGGCGGCGTTTTCTCGCCGAGCGACGGCACGGCCGATCCGGGCAAGGCCGCGCCGGCCGTGGCAGCCGCACTGATGAAGCTCGGCGGCAGCGTCCACCAGCACTGCGCGGCTCGCGGCATCGAACTCGAGGGCGGGCGCGTCGGCGGCGTCGTCACGGAAGCCGGCGTGATCAAGACCAGGACGGTCGTGCTCGCCGGTGGCGCGTGGGCGTCGTCGTTCTGCCGCCAGCTCGGCGTCCGTTTTCCACAGGCGTCGATCCGCCAGTCGATCCTGAGCGTGTCGCCGGTCGAACAGCGCTTGCCGGATGCGCTGTACACCTCGGGCGTGTCCGTTACGCGCCGCGGCGATGGACGCTACGCACTCGCCATCAGCGGCCGCGCGCGCGTGGACGTGACGCCGCAGTTCCTGCGATTCGCCCCGCAGTTCGTGCCGATGTTCGCGAAGCGCTGGCGCAACCTTCTTCCGGGCGGCCTCGAAGGCATGCGCGGCGGCCACGAAACGCTCAAGCGGTGGCGGCTCGATGCGCCGACCCCGATGGAGGCGGTGCGCATTCTGGATCCGAAGCCCGATATGCGGACGGTCACCGAAACGTACCGCCGTGCCGTCGAACTGCTGCCCGAACTTCGCGAAGCGACGATCACGCACGCATGGGCGGGGTTCGTCGACAGCACGCCGGATGGCGTCCCGGGCATCGGCGAAGTGCCGGGCGTGCCGGGATTGATCCTGGCGGCGGGTTTTTCCGGGCACGGTTTCGGCATTGGCCCGGGCGCCGGTCACTTGATCGCGGATCTTGCCACGGGCGCGCAACCGATCGTGGACCCGATGCCGTATCGGCCGAGCCGGTTCGGCGATTCCGCATGGGGCAAGGTTGCCGATTTCTAGGCCGACGCCGGCGGCGTGACGACGCTGCGCATCGTCACGCGCCGTTCGCGCAGGCAGACGATACGACACGGTGCGACGCGATGCGACGCGAACAATGCGCACCATGCCTCGCGGCATGGTGCGGCCGACAATGGAGTGCGTGATGCGTTTCGGTTCCTATTGGCTCGATACGTCCGAGCCCTTCGCGAGCCGCTCGCCTGAGCTGCCGGACGGAATGTGCGACGTGGCGGTCGTGGGCGGCGGGATCACCGGTTCGGCGGCCGCGCTCGCGCTCGCGAAGAAGGGCGCGCGTGTGGTGGTGTGCGAAGCCGGCACCGTCGGGCACGCCGCGTCGGGCCGCAACGGCGGCATGTGCAACAACGGCTTCGCGCAGGACTACGCGATGCTGTCGCAGCGCATCGGCGCCGAGCTGGCGAACCGGCTCTATCAGGCGTTCGACGCGGGCGTCGACATGGTCGAGCGTCTGGTCGAAGAAGAGTCGATCGATTGCGATTTCGTGCGACGCGGCAAGCTCAAGCTCGCGGCGAAGCCCGCGCACTACGACAAGCTCGTGCGCAGCCAGGCGCTGCTCGCCGCGAACGTCGATCGCGACACGCGCATCGTGACCAGGGCGCAGCTGCGCGACGAGATCGGATCGAGCCGCTACCACGGCGGCTTGCTGTTCGAGAAGAGCGCCGGGATGCACGTCGGCCGGTATGTGCGCGGCCTCGCCAACGCCGCGCAGGCGCGCGGCGCGCACGTCGTCGAACATGCGCCGGTGCTCGGGATGAAGCGCGACGCAGGCGGCGCATACGCGCTGCGCACGCCGCTCGGCGAGATCCGCGCGCGTCAGGTGCTGCTCGCGAGCGGGATCTCGCAGGTGGGGCCGTTCGGTTGGATCCGGCGCAGGATCGTGCCGGTCGGCGCGTTCATCATCGTCACCGAGCCGCTGCCGCGCGAACTGCTCGACCGCCTGCTGCCGACCCGCCGGATGGTCACCGACACCAAGAACTTCGTGAATTTCTTCCGCGTGACGCCGGATCACCGGATGCTGTTCGGCGGGCGCGCGCGTTTCGCCACCTCGAACCCGCGTTCGGACGAAAAGAGCGGACTGATCCTGCGCCGTCAGATGGCCGCCGTGTTTCCCGAGCTGGCGAACGTGCGCGTCGACTACTGCTGGGGCGGCATGGTCGACATGACCGCCGACCGGCTGCCGCGCGCCGGCGAGCGCGACGGCGTGTATTACTCGATGGGCTACAGCGGCCACGGCACCCACATGGCCACGCTGATGGGGACGCTGATGGCCGAGATCATGGACGGACGCGCCGATCTCAACCCGTGGCAACGTTTCGACTGGCCGGCGATTCCCGGCCACTTCGGCAAACCGTGGTTTCTGCCGTTCGTCGGCGCATGGTATCGACTCAAGGACACCCTCCAATGACTTCTTACGACCAATCACCGGTCCGTCACCTGATGGAAGCTGGAAGGCTCGATCGCTTCTTTATCGACGGCGACTGGATTTTGCCTGACGGCGGCGACCGATTCGCGGTCGTCTGTCCGTCCACGGAAGACACGCTGTGCGAAATCCCGCTCGGCAACGCGCGCGACGCCGATCGCGCGGTGCAGGCCGCGCGCAACGCTTTCGAGCGCTGGGCCGCGACCTCGCCGCAGCAACGCGCCGCGCTGCTCGACCGCGTTTACGCGTTGCTACTGGAGCGCGCCGAACGGTTCGCCATGGCGCTCGCGATGGAAATGGGCGCGCCGATCAGCTACGCACGCGCTGCTCATGTGCCGCTCGCGGCCGAACATATCCGGGTCGCGCGCGACAATCTGGCCGGTTATCCGTTCCGGGCACGGCGCGGGACAACCGCGATCGTGCGTGAGCCGATCGGCGTCTGTGCGCTGATCACACCGTGGAACTGGCCGATCTATCAAATCACCGCGAAGGTCGGCCCGGCGCTCGCGGCAGGCTGCACGGTGGTGCTGAAACCCAGTGAGCTGTCGCCGCTCAGCGCGCTGCTGTTTGCGCAAGTGATCGCCGATGCGGGCGTGCCCGCGGGCGTGTTCAACCTGGTGGGCGGCAGTGGCACGGAAGTGGGCGCGTCGCTCGCGTCGCACCCGGAGGTCGACATGGTGTCGATCACCGGGTCGACGCGCGCCGGCGTGCTGGTTGCGCAAGCGGCGGCGCCGACCGTCAAGCGCGTCGCGCAGGAGCTTGGCGGCAAGTCGCCGAACATCGTATTGCCCGATGCGGACCTGCAGCGTGCCGTCGCGCCGGGCGTCGCCGCCGCGTTCCGGAACATGGGCCAGTCGTGCAGCGCGCCGACCCGGTTGATCGTGCCGCGCAGCGTCCTGGGCCGCG of the Burkholderia ubonensis genome contains:
- a CDS encoding NAD(P)/FAD-dependent oxidoreductase, with the protein product MRFGSYWLDTSEPFASRSPELPDGMCDVAVVGGGITGSAAALALAKKGARVVVCEAGTVGHAASGRNGGMCNNGFAQDYAMLSQRIGAELANRLYQAFDAGVDMVERLVEEESIDCDFVRRGKLKLAAKPAHYDKLVRSQALLAANVDRDTRIVTRAQLRDEIGSSRYHGGLLFEKSAGMHVGRYVRGLANAAQARGAHVVEHAPVLGMKRDAGGAYALRTPLGEIRARQVLLASGISQVGPFGWIRRRIVPVGAFIIVTEPLPRELLDRLLPTRRMVTDTKNFVNFFRVTPDHRMLFGGRARFATSNPRSDEKSGLILRRQMAAVFPELANVRVDYCWGGMVDMTADRLPRAGERDGVYYSMGYSGHGTHMATLMGTLMAEIMDGRADLNPWQRFDWPAIPGHFGKPWFLPFVGAWYRLKDTLQ
- a CDS encoding aldehyde dehydrogenase family protein — encoded protein: MTSYDQSPVRHLMEAGRLDRFFIDGDWILPDGGDRFAVVCPSTEDTLCEIPLGNARDADRAVQAARNAFERWAATSPQQRAALLDRVYALLLERAERFAMALAMEMGAPISYARAAHVPLAAEHIRVARDNLAGYPFRARRGTTAIVREPIGVCALITPWNWPIYQITAKVGPALAAGCTVVLKPSELSPLSALLFAQVIADAGVPAGVFNLVGGSGTEVGASLASHPEVDMVSITGSTRAGVLVAQAAAPTVKRVAQELGGKSPNIVLPDADLQRAVAPGVAAAFRNMGQSCSAPTRLIVPRSVLGRVEELAVAAMERMVVGDPFAEATTHGPLANRAQFGRVAQMIDAGIDERAKLLAGGPGRPAGFDRGFYARPTIFSDVRTDMTIAQQEIFGPVLAILPYDTIDEAVAIANDTVYGLGAHVQGTDKERARAVAARIRAGQVHLNYPVWDPQAPFGGYKQSGNGREYGIEGMEEYTEIKSILGFYD
- a CDS encoding NAD(P)/FAD-dependent oxidoreductase → MSPPLRHIETSPTLPAAADVVVIGGGIIGVFTAYYLARRGVSVALVEKGRIGAEQSSRNWGWCRQQNRDERELPMASKSIDLWERFAAESGEDTGFHRCGLLYLSNDEAELSRWASWGDFAKTAGVTTYMLDSKQAGERGRATGRPWKGGVFSPSDGTADPGKAAPAVAAALMKLGGSVHQHCAARGIELEGGRVGGVVTEAGVIKTRTVVLAGGAWASSFCRQLGVRFPQASIRQSILSVSPVEQRLPDALYTSGVSVTRRGDGRYALAISGRARVDVTPQFLRFAPQFVPMFAKRWRNLLPGGLEGMRGGHETLKRWRLDAPTPMEAVRILDPKPDMRTVTETYRRAVELLPELREATITHAWAGFVDSTPDGVPGIGEVPGVPGLILAAGFSGHGFGIGPGAGHLIADLATGAQPIVDPMPYRPSRFGDSAWGKVADF